From one Vanacampus margaritifer isolate UIUO_Vmar chromosome 12, RoL_Vmar_1.0, whole genome shotgun sequence genomic stretch:
- the tjap1 gene encoding tight junction-associated protein 1 isoform X6, whose translation MSSAAPSRKPYRKAPPQHREARHALAAAAAPTTPPQTQAPDDCQEVLSDSERIRILQRQNEDLRHRLSLSSHKMEAMEAEFDGSRHYMEAELSRTRDDLDKMRDKFRRLQNSYTASQRANQDLEEKLHALLRTVERDKKTMDGEMVELTNKLLEAKNAIDRLEELNERYRLDCNLAVQLLKCNKSHFRNHKFADLPCELQDMLKKHMKSSSLPEPSPASCSQDPDTLSLTPSDVVPTSVIARVLEKPEPLLLNSAQSSSRGWPNAEDVFVHVDMTAEGRGAAEDATAAAAPFDASCRGPDAGEEAAGVAPSFDKLDPYPPPPPPNPLYPGRKVIEFSSDDKVKIPKNGPLPNCTYATRQAISLGLHGEQPASPSHAALQQHDGAADTPSSQSSPFSSPPQAASMGASSASSSEDLLANWQRLFVDKMAPSAAAAGGTPSRAAYSDGEEGSTASHASSLDTDTDAEPRAYAGGELLPMDPDGRRQEDGEDDESDRLPVISPRLLDLDPALAAAALPRPHRNPKRMGVHHLHRQPQ comes from the exons ATGAGCAGCGCGGCGCCGTCCAGGAAGCCGTACCGTAAAGCGCCGCCGCAGCATCGCGAAGCGCGTCACGCcctcgccgctgccgccgcGCCGACCACGCCCCCTCAGACGCAAGCGCCGGATGACTGTCAG gaGGTTTTGTCCGACTCGGAGCGGATCAG GATCCTTCAGCGGCAGAACGAGGATCTGCGCCATCGCCTGTCGCTCTCCAGCCACAAGATGGAGGCCATGGAGGCGGAGTTTGACGGGAGCCGCCACTACATGGAGGCGGAGCTAAGCCGCACCAGAGATGACCTGGACAAGATGAGGGACAAGTTTCGCAG actccaaaacagctACACGGCGTCTCAGAGGGCCAATCAGGACTTGGAAGAGAAGCTTCACGCGCTG CTGCGGACGGTGGAGCGAGACAAGAAGACGATGGACGGCGAGATGGTGGAGCTGACCAACAAGCTGCTGGAGGCCAAGAACGCCATCGACCGCCTGGAGGAGCTTAAC GAACGTTACCGGCTGGACTGCAACCTCGCTGTGCAGCTGCTGAAATGCAACAAGTCGCACTTCAGGAACCACAAGTTCGCTGAC CTGCCGTGCGAACTTCAAGACATGCTGAAGAAGCACATGAAGAGCAGCAGCCTGCCGGAGCCGAGCCCCGCCTCCTGCAGCCAGGACCCGGACACGCTGAGCCTGACGCCGTCCGACGTGGTTCCCACCTCGGTCATCGCTCGCGTCCTGGAGAAACCCGAGCCGCTGCTGCTCAACTCGGCGCAATCCAGCAGCCGCGGCTGGCCCAACGCAGAGGACGTCTTTGTGCACGTGGACATGACGGCGGAAGGGCGGGGCGCCGCCGAGGACGCCACGGCCGCCGCCGCGCCCTTTGACGCTTCGTGCCGCGGGCCTGATGCGGGCGAGGAGGCGGCGGGCGTCGCACCCTCTTTTGACAAGCTGGATCCGtacccgccgccgccgccgcctaaCCCTCTCTACCCGGGACGAAAGGTCATCGAGTTCTCCTCGGACGACAAGGTGAAGATTCCCAAGAACGGTCCGCTGCCCAACTGCACCTACGCCACGCGCCAGGCCATCTCGCTGGGCCTGCACGGCGAGCAGCCGGCCAGCCCCTCCCACGCCGCGCTCCAGCAGCACGACGGCGCCGCTGACACGCCCTCCAGCCAGTCCAGCCCCTTCAGCAGCCCGCCACAG GCGGCCAGCATGGGGGCCAGTTCTGCCAGTTCTTCCGAGGACCTTCTGGCCAACTGGCAGCGGCTGTTTGTGGACAAGATGGCGccctcggcggcggcggcgggcgggaCGCCCTCCAGGGCGGCGTACTCGGACGGCGAGGAGGGCTCCACCGCAAGCCACGCCTCCAGCCTGGACACGGACACGGACGCCGAGCCCCGTGCCTACGCCGGCGGGGAGCTGCTCCCAATGGACCCGGACGGGCGGCGCCAGGAGGACGGCGAGGACGATGAGTCCGACCGTTTGCCCGTTATTTCGCCCCGCCTCTTGGACTTGGACCCCGCCTTGGCCGCAGCCGCGCTGCCGCGACCTCACAGGAACCCCAAGAGGATGGGGGTGCACCACCTCCACAGACAACCACAATAA
- the tjap1 gene encoding tight junction-associated protein 1 isoform X5, whose translation MSSAAPSRKPYRKAPPQHREARHALAAAAAPTTPPQTQAPDDCQEVLSDSERIRILQRQNEDLRHRLSLSSHKMEAMEAEFDGSRHYMEAELSRTRDDLDKMRDKFRRLQNSYTASQRANQDLEEKLHALAAVSQTWVHALRTVERDKKTMDGEMVELTNKLLEAKNAIDRLEELNERYRLDCNLAVQLLKCNKSHFRNHKFADLPCELQDMLKKHMKSSSLPEPSPASCSQDPDTLSLTPSDVVPTSVIARVLEKPEPLLLNSAQSSSRGWPNAEDVFVHVDMTAEGRGAAEDATAAAAPFDASCRGPDAGEEAAGVAPSFDKLDPYPPPPPPNPLYPGRKVIEFSSDDKVKIPKNGPLPNCTYATRQAISLGLHGEQPASPSHAALQQHDGAADTPSSQSSPFSSPPQAASMGASSASSSEDLLANWQRLFVDKMAPSAAAAGGTPSRAAYSDGEEGSTASHASSLDTDTDAEPRAYAGGELLPMDPDGRRQEDGEDDESDRLPVISPRLLDLDPALAAAALPRPHRNPKRMGVHHLHRQPQ comes from the exons ATGAGCAGCGCGGCGCCGTCCAGGAAGCCGTACCGTAAAGCGCCGCCGCAGCATCGCGAAGCGCGTCACGCcctcgccgctgccgccgcGCCGACCACGCCCCCTCAGACGCAAGCGCCGGATGACTGTCAG gaGGTTTTGTCCGACTCGGAGCGGATCAG GATCCTTCAGCGGCAGAACGAGGATCTGCGCCATCGCCTGTCGCTCTCCAGCCACAAGATGGAGGCCATGGAGGCGGAGTTTGACGGGAGCCGCCACTACATGGAGGCGGAGCTAAGCCGCACCAGAGATGACCTGGACAAGATGAGGGACAAGTTTCGCAG actccaaaacagctACACGGCGTCTCAGAGGGCCAATCAGGACTTGGAAGAGAAGCTTCACGCGCTG gcTGCCGTCAGTCAAACCTGGGTCCATGCA CTGCGGACGGTGGAGCGAGACAAGAAGACGATGGACGGCGAGATGGTGGAGCTGACCAACAAGCTGCTGGAGGCCAAGAACGCCATCGACCGCCTGGAGGAGCTTAAC GAACGTTACCGGCTGGACTGCAACCTCGCTGTGCAGCTGCTGAAATGCAACAAGTCGCACTTCAGGAACCACAAGTTCGCTGAC CTGCCGTGCGAACTTCAAGACATGCTGAAGAAGCACATGAAGAGCAGCAGCCTGCCGGAGCCGAGCCCCGCCTCCTGCAGCCAGGACCCGGACACGCTGAGCCTGACGCCGTCCGACGTGGTTCCCACCTCGGTCATCGCTCGCGTCCTGGAGAAACCCGAGCCGCTGCTGCTCAACTCGGCGCAATCCAGCAGCCGCGGCTGGCCCAACGCAGAGGACGTCTTTGTGCACGTGGACATGACGGCGGAAGGGCGGGGCGCCGCCGAGGACGCCACGGCCGCCGCCGCGCCCTTTGACGCTTCGTGCCGCGGGCCTGATGCGGGCGAGGAGGCGGCGGGCGTCGCACCCTCTTTTGACAAGCTGGATCCGtacccgccgccgccgccgcctaaCCCTCTCTACCCGGGACGAAAGGTCATCGAGTTCTCCTCGGACGACAAGGTGAAGATTCCCAAGAACGGTCCGCTGCCCAACTGCACCTACGCCACGCGCCAGGCCATCTCGCTGGGCCTGCACGGCGAGCAGCCGGCCAGCCCCTCCCACGCCGCGCTCCAGCAGCACGACGGCGCCGCTGACACGCCCTCCAGCCAGTCCAGCCCCTTCAGCAGCCCGCCACAG GCGGCCAGCATGGGGGCCAGTTCTGCCAGTTCTTCCGAGGACCTTCTGGCCAACTGGCAGCGGCTGTTTGTGGACAAGATGGCGccctcggcggcggcggcgggcgggaCGCCCTCCAGGGCGGCGTACTCGGACGGCGAGGAGGGCTCCACCGCAAGCCACGCCTCCAGCCTGGACACGGACACGGACGCCGAGCCCCGTGCCTACGCCGGCGGGGAGCTGCTCCCAATGGACCCGGACGGGCGGCGCCAGGAGGACGGCGAGGACGATGAGTCCGACCGTTTGCCCGTTATTTCGCCCCGCCTCTTGGACTTGGACCCCGCCTTGGCCGCAGCCGCGCTGCCGCGACCTCACAGGAACCCCAAGAGGATGGGGGTGCACCACCTCCACAGACAACCACAATAA
- the tjap1 gene encoding tight junction-associated protein 1 isoform X3, giving the protein MSSAAPSRKPYRKAPPQHREARHALAAAAAPTTPPQTQAPDDCQVKEQMFRTPPLQPPPFANKRRPAASSLSSLEFGTAPSTEPFRARRGSAGRRHAERKDRRRAGVPPKSILKKGVSPAAAHASDVIRKSKSAELLDGSSDRQPSARRSSGGPPSRHLAWRMRLLEEKVRFSNFLDEITCRVISPAHLTLLGREASHRRPSPAPRLLGERMPDGECADRRRRWDVRVAALQRSEEVLSDSERIRILQRQNEDLRHRLSLSSHKMEAMEAEFDGSRHYMEAELSRTRDDLDKMRDKFRRLQNSYTASQRANQDLEEKLHALAAVSQTWVHALRTVERDKKTMDGEMVELTNKLLEAKNAIDRLEELNERYRLDCNLAVQLLKCNKSHFRNHKFADLPCELQDMLKKHMKSSSLPEPSPASCSQDPDTLSLTPSDVVPTSVIARVLEKPEPLLLNSAQSSSRGWPNAEDVFVHVDMTAEGRGAAEDATAAAAPFDASCRGPDAGEEAAGVAPSFDKLDPYPPPPPPNPLYPGRKVIEFSSDDKVKIPKNGPLPNCTYATRQAISLGLHGEQPASPSHAALQQHDGAADTPSSQSSPFSSPPQAASMGASSASSSEDLLANWQRLFVDKMAPSAAAAGGTPSRAAYSDGEEGSTASHASSLDTDTDAEPRAYAGGELLPMDPDGRRQEDGEDDESDRLPVISPRLLDLDPALAAAALPRPHRNPKRMGVHHLHRQPQ; this is encoded by the exons ATGAGCAGCGCGGCGCCGTCCAGGAAGCCGTACCGTAAAGCGCCGCCGCAGCATCGCGAAGCGCGTCACGCcctcgccgctgccgccgcGCCGACCACGCCCCCTCAGACGCAAGCGCCGGATGACTGTCAGGTAAAAGAACAAATGTTCCGCACGCCCCCCCTTCAGCCGCCCCCCTTCGCCAATAAACGGCGGCCGGCCGCCTCCAGCCTGTCCAGCTTGGAATTTGGCACGGCCCCGTCGACGGAGCCTTTCCGCGCCCGCCGCGGGAGTGCCGGCAGACGTCACGCGGAGCGGAAGGACCGAAGAAGAGCCGGCGTTCCCCCGAAGAGCATTCTGAAGAAAGGCGTGTCCCCGGCTGCGGCGCACGCCTCTGATGTCATCAGGAAGTCCAAGTCGGCGGAGCTGTTGGACGGCTCCTCAGACCGGCAACCGTCGGCGCGCCGTTCTTCCGGTGGCCCGCCCTCTCGCCACTTAGCGTGGCGGATGCGGCTCCTGGAAGAGAAGGTCCGCTTCTCCAACTTTCTGGACGAAATCACCTGCCGCGTCATAAGCCCCGCCCACCTCACGCTTCTCGGCAGGGAGGCCTCCCATCGGCGCCCGAGCCCCGCCCCTCGCCTTCTCGGAGAGCGGATGCCGGACGGCGAGTGCGCCGACCGCAGGCGGCGTTGGGACGTGCGGGTGGCGGCGCTGCAGCGCTCGGAG gaGGTTTTGTCCGACTCGGAGCGGATCAG GATCCTTCAGCGGCAGAACGAGGATCTGCGCCATCGCCTGTCGCTCTCCAGCCACAAGATGGAGGCCATGGAGGCGGAGTTTGACGGGAGCCGCCACTACATGGAGGCGGAGCTAAGCCGCACCAGAGATGACCTGGACAAGATGAGGGACAAGTTTCGCAG actccaaaacagctACACGGCGTCTCAGAGGGCCAATCAGGACTTGGAAGAGAAGCTTCACGCGCTG gcTGCCGTCAGTCAAACCTGGGTCCATGCA CTGCGGACGGTGGAGCGAGACAAGAAGACGATGGACGGCGAGATGGTGGAGCTGACCAACAAGCTGCTGGAGGCCAAGAACGCCATCGACCGCCTGGAGGAGCTTAAC GAACGTTACCGGCTGGACTGCAACCTCGCTGTGCAGCTGCTGAAATGCAACAAGTCGCACTTCAGGAACCACAAGTTCGCTGAC CTGCCGTGCGAACTTCAAGACATGCTGAAGAAGCACATGAAGAGCAGCAGCCTGCCGGAGCCGAGCCCCGCCTCCTGCAGCCAGGACCCGGACACGCTGAGCCTGACGCCGTCCGACGTGGTTCCCACCTCGGTCATCGCTCGCGTCCTGGAGAAACCCGAGCCGCTGCTGCTCAACTCGGCGCAATCCAGCAGCCGCGGCTGGCCCAACGCAGAGGACGTCTTTGTGCACGTGGACATGACGGCGGAAGGGCGGGGCGCCGCCGAGGACGCCACGGCCGCCGCCGCGCCCTTTGACGCTTCGTGCCGCGGGCCTGATGCGGGCGAGGAGGCGGCGGGCGTCGCACCCTCTTTTGACAAGCTGGATCCGtacccgccgccgccgccgcctaaCCCTCTCTACCCGGGACGAAAGGTCATCGAGTTCTCCTCGGACGACAAGGTGAAGATTCCCAAGAACGGTCCGCTGCCCAACTGCACCTACGCCACGCGCCAGGCCATCTCGCTGGGCCTGCACGGCGAGCAGCCGGCCAGCCCCTCCCACGCCGCGCTCCAGCAGCACGACGGCGCCGCTGACACGCCCTCCAGCCAGTCCAGCCCCTTCAGCAGCCCGCCACAG GCGGCCAGCATGGGGGCCAGTTCTGCCAGTTCTTCCGAGGACCTTCTGGCCAACTGGCAGCGGCTGTTTGTGGACAAGATGGCGccctcggcggcggcggcgggcgggaCGCCCTCCAGGGCGGCGTACTCGGACGGCGAGGAGGGCTCCACCGCAAGCCACGCCTCCAGCCTGGACACGGACACGGACGCCGAGCCCCGTGCCTACGCCGGCGGGGAGCTGCTCCCAATGGACCCGGACGGGCGGCGCCAGGAGGACGGCGAGGACGATGAGTCCGACCGTTTGCCCGTTATTTCGCCCCGCCTCTTGGACTTGGACCCCGCCTTGGCCGCAGCCGCGCTGCCGCGACCTCACAGGAACCCCAAGAGGATGGGGGTGCACCACCTCCACAGACAACCACAATAA
- the tjap1 gene encoding tight junction-associated protein 1 isoform X4, which yields MTVSLSSLEFGTAPSTEPFRARRGSAGRRHAERKDRRRAGVPPKSILKKGVSPAAAHASDVIRKSKSAELLDGSSDRQPSARRSSGGPPSRHLAWRMRLLEEKVRFSNFLDEITCRVISPAHLTLLGREASHRRPSPAPRLLGERMPDGECADRRRRWDVRVAALQRSEVTKGAGHVAQVSKPNGRGKVALAVTKQDVVSHVKEVLSDSERIRILQRQNEDLRHRLSLSSHKMEAMEAEFDGSRHYMEAELSRTRDDLDKMRDKFRRLQNSYTASQRANQDLEEKLHALAAVSQTWVHALRTVERDKKTMDGEMVELTNKLLEAKNAIDRLEELNERYRLDCNLAVQLLKCNKSHFRNHKFADLPCELQDMLKKHMKSSSLPEPSPASCSQDPDTLSLTPSDVVPTSVIARVLEKPEPLLLNSAQSSSRGWPNAEDVFVHVDMTAEGRGAAEDATAAAAPFDASCRGPDAGEEAAGVAPSFDKLDPYPPPPPPNPLYPGRKVIEFSSDDKVKIPKNGPLPNCTYATRQAISLGLHGEQPASPSHAALQQHDGAADTPSSQSSPFSSPPQAASMGASSASSSEDLLANWQRLFVDKMAPSAAAAGGTPSRAAYSDGEEGSTASHASSLDTDTDAEPRAYAGGELLPMDPDGRRQEDGEDDESDRLPVISPRLLDLDPALAAAALPRPHRNPKRMGVHHLHRQPQ from the exons ATGACTGTCAG CCTGTCCAGCTTGGAATTTGGCACGGCCCCGTCGACGGAGCCTTTCCGCGCCCGCCGCGGGAGTGCCGGCAGACGTCACGCGGAGCGGAAGGACCGAAGAAGAGCCGGCGTTCCCCCGAAGAGCATTCTGAAGAAAGGCGTGTCCCCGGCTGCGGCGCACGCCTCTGATGTCATCAGGAAGTCCAAGTCGGCGGAGCTGTTGGACGGCTCCTCAGACCGGCAACCGTCGGCGCGCCGTTCTTCCGGTGGCCCGCCCTCTCGCCACTTAGCGTGGCGGATGCGGCTCCTGGAAGAGAAGGTCCGCTTCTCCAACTTTCTGGACGAAATCACCTGCCGCGTCATAAGCCCCGCCCACCTCACGCTTCTCGGCAGGGAGGCCTCCCATCGGCGCCCGAGCCCCGCCCCTCGCCTTCTCGGAGAGCGGATGCCGGACGGCGAGTGCGCCGACCGCAGGCGGCGTTGGGACGTGCGGGTGGCGGCGCTGCAGCGCTCGGAGGTGACTAAGGGGGCGGGGCATGTAGCACAAGTGTCCAAGCCAAATGGGCGAGGCAAAGTCGCTCTTGCTGTGACTAAACAGGATGTTGTGTCACATGTCAAG gaGGTTTTGTCCGACTCGGAGCGGATCAG GATCCTTCAGCGGCAGAACGAGGATCTGCGCCATCGCCTGTCGCTCTCCAGCCACAAGATGGAGGCCATGGAGGCGGAGTTTGACGGGAGCCGCCACTACATGGAGGCGGAGCTAAGCCGCACCAGAGATGACCTGGACAAGATGAGGGACAAGTTTCGCAG actccaaaacagctACACGGCGTCTCAGAGGGCCAATCAGGACTTGGAAGAGAAGCTTCACGCGCTG gcTGCCGTCAGTCAAACCTGGGTCCATGCA CTGCGGACGGTGGAGCGAGACAAGAAGACGATGGACGGCGAGATGGTGGAGCTGACCAACAAGCTGCTGGAGGCCAAGAACGCCATCGACCGCCTGGAGGAGCTTAAC GAACGTTACCGGCTGGACTGCAACCTCGCTGTGCAGCTGCTGAAATGCAACAAGTCGCACTTCAGGAACCACAAGTTCGCTGAC CTGCCGTGCGAACTTCAAGACATGCTGAAGAAGCACATGAAGAGCAGCAGCCTGCCGGAGCCGAGCCCCGCCTCCTGCAGCCAGGACCCGGACACGCTGAGCCTGACGCCGTCCGACGTGGTTCCCACCTCGGTCATCGCTCGCGTCCTGGAGAAACCCGAGCCGCTGCTGCTCAACTCGGCGCAATCCAGCAGCCGCGGCTGGCCCAACGCAGAGGACGTCTTTGTGCACGTGGACATGACGGCGGAAGGGCGGGGCGCCGCCGAGGACGCCACGGCCGCCGCCGCGCCCTTTGACGCTTCGTGCCGCGGGCCTGATGCGGGCGAGGAGGCGGCGGGCGTCGCACCCTCTTTTGACAAGCTGGATCCGtacccgccgccgccgccgcctaaCCCTCTCTACCCGGGACGAAAGGTCATCGAGTTCTCCTCGGACGACAAGGTGAAGATTCCCAAGAACGGTCCGCTGCCCAACTGCACCTACGCCACGCGCCAGGCCATCTCGCTGGGCCTGCACGGCGAGCAGCCGGCCAGCCCCTCCCACGCCGCGCTCCAGCAGCACGACGGCGCCGCTGACACGCCCTCCAGCCAGTCCAGCCCCTTCAGCAGCCCGCCACAG GCGGCCAGCATGGGGGCCAGTTCTGCCAGTTCTTCCGAGGACCTTCTGGCCAACTGGCAGCGGCTGTTTGTGGACAAGATGGCGccctcggcggcggcggcgggcgggaCGCCCTCCAGGGCGGCGTACTCGGACGGCGAGGAGGGCTCCACCGCAAGCCACGCCTCCAGCCTGGACACGGACACGGACGCCGAGCCCCGTGCCTACGCCGGCGGGGAGCTGCTCCCAATGGACCCGGACGGGCGGCGCCAGGAGGACGGCGAGGACGATGAGTCCGACCGTTTGCCCGTTATTTCGCCCCGCCTCTTGGACTTGGACCCCGCCTTGGCCGCAGCCGCGCTGCCGCGACCTCACAGGAACCCCAAGAGGATGGGGGTGCACCACCTCCACAGACAACCACAATAA
- the tjap1 gene encoding tight junction-associated protein 1 isoform X2 produces the protein MSSAAPSRKPYRKAPPQHREARHALAAAAAPTTPPQTQAPDDCQVKEQMFRTPPLQPPPFANKRRPAASSLSSLEFGTAPSTEPFRARRGSAGRRHAERKDRRRAGVPPKSILKKGVSPAAAHASDVIRKSKSAELLDGSSDRQPSARRSSGGPPSRHLAWRMRLLEEKVRFSNFLDEITCRVISPAHLTLLGREASHRRPSPAPRLLGERMPDGECADRRRRWDVRVAALQRSEVTKGAGHVAQVSKPNGRGKVALAVTKQDVVSHVKEVLSDSERIRILQRQNEDLRHRLSLSSHKMEAMEAEFDGSRHYMEAELSRTRDDLDKMRDKFRRLQNSYTASQRANQDLEEKLHALLRTVERDKKTMDGEMVELTNKLLEAKNAIDRLEELNERYRLDCNLAVQLLKCNKSHFRNHKFADLPCELQDMLKKHMKSSSLPEPSPASCSQDPDTLSLTPSDVVPTSVIARVLEKPEPLLLNSAQSSSRGWPNAEDVFVHVDMTAEGRGAAEDATAAAAPFDASCRGPDAGEEAAGVAPSFDKLDPYPPPPPPNPLYPGRKVIEFSSDDKVKIPKNGPLPNCTYATRQAISLGLHGEQPASPSHAALQQHDGAADTPSSQSSPFSSPPQAASMGASSASSSEDLLANWQRLFVDKMAPSAAAAGGTPSRAAYSDGEEGSTASHASSLDTDTDAEPRAYAGGELLPMDPDGRRQEDGEDDESDRLPVISPRLLDLDPALAAAALPRPHRNPKRMGVHHLHRQPQ, from the exons ATGAGCAGCGCGGCGCCGTCCAGGAAGCCGTACCGTAAAGCGCCGCCGCAGCATCGCGAAGCGCGTCACGCcctcgccgctgccgccgcGCCGACCACGCCCCCTCAGACGCAAGCGCCGGATGACTGTCAGGTAAAAGAACAAATGTTCCGCACGCCCCCCCTTCAGCCGCCCCCCTTCGCCAATAAACGGCGGCCGGCCGCCTCCAGCCTGTCCAGCTTGGAATTTGGCACGGCCCCGTCGACGGAGCCTTTCCGCGCCCGCCGCGGGAGTGCCGGCAGACGTCACGCGGAGCGGAAGGACCGAAGAAGAGCCGGCGTTCCCCCGAAGAGCATTCTGAAGAAAGGCGTGTCCCCGGCTGCGGCGCACGCCTCTGATGTCATCAGGAAGTCCAAGTCGGCGGAGCTGTTGGACGGCTCCTCAGACCGGCAACCGTCGGCGCGCCGTTCTTCCGGTGGCCCGCCCTCTCGCCACTTAGCGTGGCGGATGCGGCTCCTGGAAGAGAAGGTCCGCTTCTCCAACTTTCTGGACGAAATCACCTGCCGCGTCATAAGCCCCGCCCACCTCACGCTTCTCGGCAGGGAGGCCTCCCATCGGCGCCCGAGCCCCGCCCCTCGCCTTCTCGGAGAGCGGATGCCGGACGGCGAGTGCGCCGACCGCAGGCGGCGTTGGGACGTGCGGGTGGCGGCGCTGCAGCGCTCGGAGGTGACTAAGGGGGCGGGGCATGTAGCACAAGTGTCCAAGCCAAATGGGCGAGGCAAAGTCGCTCTTGCTGTGACTAAACAGGATGTTGTGTCACATGTCAAG gaGGTTTTGTCCGACTCGGAGCGGATCAG GATCCTTCAGCGGCAGAACGAGGATCTGCGCCATCGCCTGTCGCTCTCCAGCCACAAGATGGAGGCCATGGAGGCGGAGTTTGACGGGAGCCGCCACTACATGGAGGCGGAGCTAAGCCGCACCAGAGATGACCTGGACAAGATGAGGGACAAGTTTCGCAG actccaaaacagctACACGGCGTCTCAGAGGGCCAATCAGGACTTGGAAGAGAAGCTTCACGCGCTG CTGCGGACGGTGGAGCGAGACAAGAAGACGATGGACGGCGAGATGGTGGAGCTGACCAACAAGCTGCTGGAGGCCAAGAACGCCATCGACCGCCTGGAGGAGCTTAAC GAACGTTACCGGCTGGACTGCAACCTCGCTGTGCAGCTGCTGAAATGCAACAAGTCGCACTTCAGGAACCACAAGTTCGCTGAC CTGCCGTGCGAACTTCAAGACATGCTGAAGAAGCACATGAAGAGCAGCAGCCTGCCGGAGCCGAGCCCCGCCTCCTGCAGCCAGGACCCGGACACGCTGAGCCTGACGCCGTCCGACGTGGTTCCCACCTCGGTCATCGCTCGCGTCCTGGAGAAACCCGAGCCGCTGCTGCTCAACTCGGCGCAATCCAGCAGCCGCGGCTGGCCCAACGCAGAGGACGTCTTTGTGCACGTGGACATGACGGCGGAAGGGCGGGGCGCCGCCGAGGACGCCACGGCCGCCGCCGCGCCCTTTGACGCTTCGTGCCGCGGGCCTGATGCGGGCGAGGAGGCGGCGGGCGTCGCACCCTCTTTTGACAAGCTGGATCCGtacccgccgccgccgccgcctaaCCCTCTCTACCCGGGACGAAAGGTCATCGAGTTCTCCTCGGACGACAAGGTGAAGATTCCCAAGAACGGTCCGCTGCCCAACTGCACCTACGCCACGCGCCAGGCCATCTCGCTGGGCCTGCACGGCGAGCAGCCGGCCAGCCCCTCCCACGCCGCGCTCCAGCAGCACGACGGCGCCGCTGACACGCCCTCCAGCCAGTCCAGCCCCTTCAGCAGCCCGCCACAG GCGGCCAGCATGGGGGCCAGTTCTGCCAGTTCTTCCGAGGACCTTCTGGCCAACTGGCAGCGGCTGTTTGTGGACAAGATGGCGccctcggcggcggcggcgggcgggaCGCCCTCCAGGGCGGCGTACTCGGACGGCGAGGAGGGCTCCACCGCAAGCCACGCCTCCAGCCTGGACACGGACACGGACGCCGAGCCCCGTGCCTACGCCGGCGGGGAGCTGCTCCCAATGGACCCGGACGGGCGGCGCCAGGAGGACGGCGAGGACGATGAGTCCGACCGTTTGCCCGTTATTTCGCCCCGCCTCTTGGACTTGGACCCCGCCTTGGCCGCAGCCGCGCTGCCGCGACCTCACAGGAACCCCAAGAGGATGGGGGTGCACCACCTCCACAGACAACCACAATAA